The genomic segment TGTCTGTTTCAAGAGCCAGTATCGGGAAGTGAAAGTTATTATGTCGCATCAGTGAACACAATAACTTTAAACCGTTTTGCAAGATTGACAATGGAATTATGCTACACTTCCTGGTTGCACTGTTGAACACGGTAATTCAGtgcctccaggattttgcgatcgcagaaattaacgcaagtTCAAACTCCacagtattcggaggagcttgcaatttttccaatTTACCAGAGATTTTCTGCAGAGCTGGGCCAAGACGGGCCATGTCAACGTCATATGTGTTCATGGTGTAAAATACATTAGTACATCAGAATTGAACAATACAAAAAATCTTAGGCTACTTCTTCATACATAGGTCACTGAGTTAGTTATATTACTAATGATATcgtatcagtccctccaggatttttccattttgcgatcacagaaatgaacacaaaatcaagaaaacaccgcaatatttggaggagctgcaatttttcaaaattaccgtaaatcatgtgacatcatcacaacgagcattcagtcaaagccctcttcgattcatgtgtcttgaacatgagtacatcaaaaagttctcatttaccaacaagcatcactgtcaaagaccgtgcaaaacgattccgccaattcaagtagttttccacaaaaaagcacagagAAAAGCCGCAGGAAaaccaagcatttttggctgtaacaatcacaaaaaaaacctctgtgacatcctgtacggactgctaATTGATCACCTTGCCATGGCAACACTTTTCAAATGTTAACATTTCCTTCCAAATTTAATATCATCTATTGACATATTGACTGTGATGTACTCtgtaaaagaaatatttttaaaaagctttgttTATAAGCCTCATTTTTATTCTCTCACAGTGTTTTTATGATAATGAATTACTATAGGCTAAGTATGTCTCTGCAACTGTCCCTGTCATTTAATATGCATGTGAAATTTAAGACGCACTGCATGATGTAATTTGGAATTATGTCACATTCCCTAATTACATGAAGGGACATTAAATTATACCCTCACCATGGCAGTGTAGTTTAAGATACCAAAAATGAAGCATTACAGGTATCTTGACATCATGCTGACCAAATCTTATAAACTCAGTAGGTGGAATATTAAAAAAGTTTGGTTTATAACCTTTCTTCCTGCTGCCAGTtatgaaaatgtattgttttgaacatacagtacacatgtGATGTTTGAGCTACATTGCATGATGTACAGTGGAATTATGCAGCATTTCCTCTTTGTGTGGCATAAcatattaatttgtttttccatggcaacagtattatgctatttaaaaaaaaaaaaaaacgttcacaATTTAGCATTGTGGACATCTTGACATCATGCTGACCAATTTTGCCTTGATACTGATCAATCCCCTTGGAGGAGTATGTAACCGTTTCATACTGgttaaaatgcacaaaatccaaaatgtctgacttcctgttgggcagAATGGATTGGCGATAATGGATGTGGTAGTGAAATTTGTCacttagttaaaaaaaatgcgTGTGTGGGTTTGTTGCTGTCACTATTTACACCTCAGCCATCTGCCAGTTCTGTTTTTTCACCTTTCAGTTCAGAATGAAACTCTGCATCTTCTCTTTTTCACTATTTTTCAGACTCACCCAGGTACTAATGTGACTACAGTAGACATGTATGATGACATGGCCAGCCTGAAGCCTCTGTGGGAGCAAGTTAATGGTTTCCGAAAGGTAATTGGACCCATCATAGAGAACGCCAAAGACGGCATCCATCTCATCTGTTTCTCACAAGGTCTGTTACTACCACCACTTCATCACCTCTATTTCCTGACATTCCTCTCCTGTTTGGTTACAATCTTTACTTAGTGTCCCTGTTGGTCTATAAAAAGTCTATTACACATAATACATATGACaatattttatgatttaaaGGCTTTAATAAGTGTTAAATATTCTTGAATTCAAATTTACACTGTAAGATTTTAGGCTACATGCATTCCTGATCTAATGGTGTAGTATTTCTTTATACACTTTGAATCTGTTTGGAAACCATTAAACATtaccttactcacacacacacacaagcgctgGATAATATAAGATCACTTGCTTGAGGCAGTGGCATGTATTACATTCAGGGAACATTAGCAACCTGTTTTTGACTTGGCGTACAGAGACAGATTAATTTGGGAAAAATTCAACTGTAAATTCAGTAAAAAGTGACATCAAATACTCTCGCAGGGTAAAACCTGTTTCTGCTTACTACTCAAATGTGAAACTAAAACTGTACCATAAAATAAGgtctattttatattttgtgtatcaCCACTGCAAATTTGCTCTTAACTTTTACACTTCAAATGGCTTTGTAAAAGTACTAAAAAGTATGGTAGTTACCGTGAGGATACGTTCACCCTGTTTATGAATATTGGCTTAGAAATGTCTGAATCTAAACTCTGTATGTTCAAATGGAACGTGTGTGCAGGGGGTCTGGTATGCCGAGGAATTATTGCCACACTTCCCAAACACAATATCCACTCCCTGATCTTTCTGTCGTCACCGCTGGCCGGCCAGTACGGAGGTTAGTACAGAATCTCATCATAGTCAGAGATTACTACCTGTCTGTTAAAGTGCAGTATTCAGAaattctcttctttcttttttttttaaacagtaacgTCATACTTGAGGCACACCTTCCCATCATGTATTAAGCAGCTCATTTATCAACTGTGCTATAACTACTTGGGACAAAAGATCTCGATCTGCAACTTCTGGAATGGTAAGAGCATGGTATTTTAGAGCATCCAGTGCTTCATACATGTGCCCATTTTCTACCTCACAttgtccatcttttttttttttttgtctgtcccTACATTTTAGATCCACACCAGAGAAAGAGGTACTTGAAGTACAACAAATATCTTGCCCTATTGAATGGCGAGATCAAGTATCCTTATCAAACAGGTACTCACtttgaaatattaatataaaacctgTGTGGAAAACAACATggtacattttcttttcacactGTTTAAACTTGTATGCGTCAGCAACCTAACGCCATGTTCTCAAAATCTTGGCCTTTAGAGTGGCGAGAACACTTCTTGGATATTAAGAAGTTGGTGCTGATTGGAGGACCAGATGATGGCGTTATTACACCCTGGCAATCAAGGTATCGATATTTAACTGCATAAAGGGGAAGATCTTCATAGcatattacagaaataaataaagaaagtctACAGTACATTCCCTTGGTGTAGTGTAACATATAAAACTCTTTACCTATTTGTGGCTGTAATTACTATGAAGAAAGGAATCAGTCACAAAAACTGTTCTGTAATGCCCAGGTTATGAAATGCTTTAGCTTTGCTTTTAAGGGTTAAGCTGGGTTGGGACTCAGCAGACTGGAATGAATGTGAGAAATACAGAAAGTGACATGTGCATTTCAGCAGATTTAGAGGGATTATTCTCAGGAAAGTATTATAACAACATCTGTGATTCCACCAAAAAGTTTGAAATGtgcatggctttttttttttttggtgagaaATTTAAACTGTGATCaaaatattgtgtttttcttcaacagTCACTTTGGATTCTATAACAGCAATGAAACTGTGGTCGAAATGAAACAACAGGATGTGAGACAgagcaaaatgtttttaattaagtcATTTATATGATCATAGCATTAGTCTGATACCTGTACTGAGAATATTCTCTGTTCTTTCTTCAGTGGTATCAGAATGATGTGTTTGGACTGAAAACACTAGACTCCAGAGGAGACCTGGTCCAGTGTATTTTCTCGGATGTCAGACACGTCTTCTGGCATTCAAACTCGACCGTGTACGACCAATGCATAGAGCCGTGGCTCACATAAGTAACAGAAGTCTTGATACAAACATATGAACCATGACATTGATCATTTGTTGCCATTCTGCATGCACAGATCTGTCTTgtaattttaagaaaaatgaTTGTTTCTGCATGTATGTAGAATAGAATTTCAAtgaatattaattcattttgaacttgatatttatatatttacaatataaaacaaaaaaaattaactgaatGTCAAACATGCATATTGTTTTCCACACAAGATGGTTTTAAGCctgctataaaaaataaaaaatattgcaattttttaaaaaaattagaattaTTTGGCTGTTCTTTTCCTGTCAAAATACATTAGGTTTGTATTTTATCACTGGTTGTATACCTGCAGGGGACAAAACATCTTGATCTGCAACTTCTGGAATAGAAAGTTGTTTGGCCAGTTCACACTGGGCTAAACATGTATGCTGTTGGTGACGTGACTggtttatataaatgtagaGCAGTCGTTTTAGAGCACCACCAAAAGCAAACCTGAGATCTAATGATTATATTCTGAcatcaataaaacatttttttttttaaaatccacatAGTAGCTTTGCTTAATTAATCAATATTACATTAATTACAATTCTTTTGATTATGTGCTGACATTATCTAAATATTGCAAATGTCTGCATACATAGTGACTGCATTTGAAAAATTTGTAATCAGTATTATGAATGTCtgaaattcaatatttttttttcattgaagaTTATTTTTGATATTAGTTGTACAAAGATTTTTTGCATCTTTTTTCTAGAAAGCTGCCTGTAGTGTACCTTTTTAAATCTTCACACTAAAATCTATTTATGATCCATTTATGTTAATGGGTGTAATGAATGTTATGtccttaattaatttttaaaggtTAACTATATGGCCgaaagtttgtagacacctaACCATAACACCCTGTgggccttctccaaactgttgccataaagtcTGAAACAGTTGTGTAGTAAGTCTTTGTATACTGCAGCATTATGGTAGCATTTagttcccttcactggaactaaagacTGCAAACtcgttccagcatgacaatgcccctgtggaCAAATCGAGGTCCATCAAGACATGGTTTGCAATGGAGAAACTTGAGTGCCCTGCGCAGATCCCTCTGAAGACCTTTGCGATGAATTGGAGCGCCTACCGCACCGCAGGCCTTCTCACTTGAcgtcagtgtctgacctcacttatgatcttgtggatgaatgaacacaaatccccacagccacactcgaagatctagtagaaagccttccttGGAGAGTTGAGGCTGTTTTAGCAGCAATCTGGGAGTAACTTCTTATTAATGCCTGTACATAGGTTTAGAATGGGCAGatgtgtgatagtcaggtgtccacatacttttgacaaTATAGAGTATATCAACATTTCCAgatattttaaacacaaaaaccATGTACCAGTGAAGATACTACACCAGTGACAAAGAAAGGaacaattccatccatccatcttttataccACTTATCTTttagggtcatggggaacctgacgccagggagcatcgggcaaaAGGCAGagtacaccatggacagggtgccaatccatcacagggcatgctcacacagacactacagacactttagacatgccaatcagcctaccatgcatgtctttggactgggtgaggaaacctgaggaaacccctgcagcactgggagaacatgcaaactccacaagCACAGGGCAGCACTGGGAATCAGACCCCCAgccatggaggtgtgaggcgaacttgctaaccactaaaccaccgtgcaccCGAAAGGAACAATTTAGTACTATATTCCTCAGAGTGTATTAAGAATTTTTGGATGCAATTTAGAGATTATGGCttatcattaattaataaaatgtcaGTCACTGACTGATGACATCATGAATTTAATcaatattgtttgttttttcataacAACTTTAGTGATGATTATGCCCTGACATTAACTCGACATAAAATCACAGCAGCTGTCAAAAATAGGTGTGACCCAATTACTTTGCTATTTTAATCGGTAGTAAGTGAAATGCGTTTTGGCCTAGAATAATGTAATTATGCGCGGACATGAACTGGTTATAGGGTGTTCTCAGGATTAATGCGGCGTGGCAGCTGCAACCTCTGTCAAAACAGGTATTGTCGCTATGACGTCAGCAATCCAGGTAGTGCGCCGGGGCGTTCAATCAGGTCCGCGGCGCGCGCACACCAAGCTCTTGGAGGAGATTGTAGCAAGCAGCTCGAGCGCGCTAACCTGTAAGTTCACCTGTCCAAAATTATACGTACATTTTATCGATGTAGGTAGTGGAGTTTAAGAAGTTTTTCGCGTTTCCTGTCCGCGTTCAGTTCTCACGGAGCTGTTTAACAAACCTTTTTATACTTCATAtcgtgtgtgttagctgtagtgatCCTCAGGGTTCAGCTCTAAGGTTTGCTGTCAGCAAGTCTTTAATTTTAACGCGTGGTGTTATGAGTTTGTCACTGAAATTAACTCAGTgaacgtgtgttttttttgttttttttaatattatcacttttatattattgtaGGTATATTCTAACCTTACGGTAACTGGACTGACTGTACAATATTGCTAtcatataaacttttttatcgCTTTAAAGTTAGGAGAGGCCATGCCGGGTTCATAGACTTCAGACAGATCGAGTCATGTTGCCAGATTGGACTTGTTCCCTCATTATCGGTCCGTTTTTAATCATATGATGGTTGGAGGAAATTGTATTATGGTTGGAGGTGTGTTCTTTGAAAAGGTAATCATTTCAGAAACCTGCTTTTACGAATTGGACGAGTTTTAAAGCATGATTCGGAAAGTGGTCATTcgaccaatctggcaacccaagGTCGACGTGTCTGGCTCCACTCTGTAAACAGCAGGTTTGTTTGGACAGAGTGGGAGAGCTGTCATCTACACTGACTGCtttcattacacattacactgcATGTGCTGTTTAGTACAAGCATTCGTTTTGTCAGCGTACCTTTCAACAAGCTGGTAGCACCTCATTCAAGAGCTCTTCATGACACCTGAAAATCCTTAAAGCCAATAATCCATCAGATTTCCTCTTGGCATAACTCATACATTTAGGCTTGTGCTTTTTGtttctctcatatatatactttttttcaaaaaaaaaaaaaattcctgcaGGTCCCATTTCCAGCAGGATGACAACTAGGTGCAAGACTGAAGGATGTCGTATATGCGGCAGCGATCTACAGGGGAACCAACGCCGCTGGCTTTTTGCAGCACATAAACGGAAAGGGGCCCAGAATCAGAGTCCAACACGGTCACTTTGCAAAGAGTCTGCTTATCTTCTGTCGCCAACCAGGTCTGCCCAGAGCAGCCCATGGGGTATGAAGAatactcatatacacacacacacacacatacacacatgtgaATATAATCTTGATGTGGCAAGATTTAGAATGATCAATTTCAGAAAGTAATGATAATTGAATACAAGCTAATGTGTTAACGCAATACCCCCAGCATTTCTTAACCTAATCTCTATTTACTACCTCTGTATGTAccaagaaaatatatttcaacaaGTGTCTTTGTTGAAATCATCTAATTAAAACTCACTTATGATGAAAGCCAAAGGGCAGTGGCTGGAGCAGGAAATAAACATTCATGTAATTGTTTTTGTAGAACACATGAAGGACTTATTTGTTCACTAATATTTCTTGTAAATCTGCATAAATCATGTTTTCAGAGACGGGCCAACTTTTTCAGAAGGAACAGTTTGTGGTTATGCATTCCCAACATAACTGTATGTGTCTGGGCAATatctggaaaataatcatcacagTATTTTCTTTGTAAGCTATTTCAGAATCACCAAATGCTTAGATGGGTAAATAGTGTAAAATATGTACGTTTTAACAAACATGCATGCTGCAAGTCATTGCTATAATAACTaattatagtatttattttgattaatttatttgctGTTAATGCAAATGAACTTTTTGGCAAGATTATGTAACCTGTGGATTCAGGAGAAGCCTGATCGGTTTCAGTCAGCCATAGAATTGATCTGACAACCTTATGGAAAGCATACATTTTTACTGTATTCCTCAAGTGTTGGAAATTGGGATAAAACATATAATAAAGAACAATTTAAAATACAATGAAGAACAATTTGGTTAATagataacactttttttttttatagtgtaatggtttatatttttTGAATTTGCCTGTATGtaatatgtttgtatgtgtattttaCTTTATTGACAGTTTAACCACTGACCTTAGACTTCTCCAGAATGTTCagtttttcagtttcagttcaaCAGGTTTTCTATTAATTTCTTAGTACATGGAAACATGTCAGAATTATTGTCTGTGGTAATTCTGCATGCAATAAAGATGCAGTTGATGGAGACAAATTTGAAACACACAtggccttatttatttatttattacgatTAATGTATATTCTTGTGCTTGTTCTTCTGCAGTACACTTGGGTTTAAATATGTGGTGAGTCTTAATTACTAAATccttgcatttttgtttttaatttctttcagGCAGTACATTATCTCTTGGCTCCTCAAATTCATTGTACAAGTCTCATACCCTTTCCACCCCTAATAAAGGAATGGACCTGCTTGCTGTGCTGACACACATATTAGGGCAGTCTGTAACACGGGGGAACGGGAAAGGGGAGTTTGTATGTGGcaaatgtgtgtctgtgctcgAGCGAGTGTTTAAGTTTGACACAGTCATAGCCAGAGTTCAAGTTTTATccagggagaggcttcagaaactGACTCAGGAAAGGGACAGCTTAAGACGGTGGGTACGAAGTCTTTATAGGCAGCACCACCCATCTGACCTGAAGAGCAGAGGAAGCTCCAGTGAAGAAGATGTAGAGCTGGGAGAAAGCAACTCGGGGAACGCTTACCGAGAGATGCTGAGTGACAACATGGCGCTCGCTGCGTATGAATGTTGGTCTGAGAAAACTGAGTCGTGTCCATATTTTAAGAGAACCGGTAAAAGATGCAGCAAATTGAAAAACTGCGAGTGCTGTGACTCCTTAAGGGTGTCCGATTCTGATTACGAATTTGTTTGTGGAGTTCCTCGCAATTTACCTGAGCAAGCCCCATCTCCGTTTGGCTTATCTAGGGACAAGTCCCAGAGCATGCCTCTCCACTGGTCCAAAGCTCCATTGCTCCGCTCTAGTCCCGCCTCCTTAGCTGGTTCCTGCCATTCGCTAAAAGCACGATCTCGTACAGCTTCAGCACAATCGCTCGACTCTGTAGATGGTCATGATCCGTTTGATTGGCCAGATGAGCATTCAGTCATTTTGGACTCCTTCCTCCATAAGCTGAAAAGTATAAAGGGAAAGCCATTCAGGTCTCCAGCAGGAAGTCGCATCCCAGTTTTAGTGAAGGGACCAAATGACAGTGTGGCAGATGGATCACCTCCGATCGGGGTTACACGAGTGCTGAATTTTGGACAGGGAGGTGAACGAGTGGAGGAAGATTTGAATGAGGAGAGTGAGGACGTGCTGACTGAACTGAGGGAAGAATTTCTGCCACTGCATAGAGAGGTGAGGAAACGCTCTCTTTTTGGTATGCAGTCACACTGGTATTAAATTTTAACCGCTTTGCTGTTGAAATGCTATTCATCAGCAAGCGCTTGTTATAGTTTTGGCTTAAGCAGGGATTAGTTTAAAGCGATTACAGTCAAAATGTGCAACTTGGATACATCAAACAGTGAGGCATTTGAAAAAAGACATTATTTGAGTCTATATCTTGTGGTGTTGCTCAAAGTCTTGCAAaatatacaattatttatttcaaggAAACATTTTGGCCTTTACAGTTGGGCTGCTTCATAAATTTTGGTTAATCATTGTCATAATATTGGCCTTTGCGATGCAAGGTTATTCACCAgattaaaaaatatgtaaacaatTGTTCTCAAAGTAATGCAGGCCAATCAGccaccaaatgtttttttttttttaaactctttaaGCGATCATTTTTAATCATAAATCACATTTGGCAGATGTACATTTAAGGAATATATAATTGGAGTGACAAGTTAAagggataaaataaacaacataaagtgTGTTACTATGGAGTTGGGCCACAATGAGTcatcagaacagcttcagtacAGGGTGTTCAGTTGGGTCGAGATGTGGTGACTGTTAAGGTCATAGCATGTGATTTACATAATGTTCATAATCCTCAAACCATTCAGCAGGCCCTTGTTCCCTGtctttgggggtgggggggaaatTGTGGAAGAGTATCCCATCAGGATACAAATTTCATTATAGGATAAAGGTGAACAGTGACTCTTCCCTCTGAGTGGACAAGTGGACCTAAACCGTGCCAGCAAAAAGCAGCAGCACAAAACAGCCACTGGATTTCCTGTGAAttctataaatacattttgaaatat from the Ictalurus furcatus strain D&B chromosome 17, Billie_1.0, whole genome shotgun sequence genome contains:
- the ppt2a.2 gene encoding lysosomal thioesterase PPT2-A-like, with protein sequence MAWKSASLFGCVIILSVVFVIADGYRPVIIVHGLFDGPMQFTQLASFINSTHPGTNVTTVDMYDDMASLKPLWEQVNGFRKVIGPIIENAKDGIHLICFSQGGLVCRGIIATLPKHNIHSLIFLSSPLAGQYGVTSYLRHTFPSCIKQLIYQLCYNYLGQKISICNFWNDPHQRKRYLKYNKYLALLNGEIKYPYQTEWREHFLDIKKLVLIGGPDDGVITPWQSSHFGFYNSNETVVEMKQQDWYQNDVFGLKTLDSRGDLVQCIFSDVRHVFWHSNSTVYDQCIEPWLT
- the si:ch73-95l15.5 gene encoding uncharacterized protein si:ch73-95l15.5, coding for MTSAIQVVRRGVQSGPRRAHTKLLEEIVASSSSALTCPISSRMTTRCKTEGCRICGSDLQGNQRRWLFAAHKRKGAQNQSPTRSLCKESAYLLSPTRSAQSSPWGSTLSLGSSNSLYKSHTLSTPNKGMDLLAVLTHILGQSVTRGNGKGEFVCGKCVSVLERVFKFDTVIARVQVLSRERLQKLTQERDSLRRWVRSLYRQHHPSDLKSRGSSSEEDVELGESNSGNAYREMLSDNMALAAYECWSEKTESCPYFKRTGKRCSKLKNCECCDSLRVSDSDYEFVCGVPRNLPEQAPSPFGLSRDKSQSMPLHWSKAPLLRSSPASLAGSCHSLKARSRTASAQSLDSVDGHDPFDWPDEHSVILDSFLHKLKSIKGKPFRSPAGSRIPVLVKGPNDSVADGSPPIGVTRVLNFGQGGERVEEDLNEESEDVLTELREEFLPLHREVNTARVHLVVKQLREQLDQAQARIRTLEAGLQNGTNSVPSKTHQSKQSLPVYPNSSSEDEGGLIRNLSHSLQSRDRVIQECVTLIRKLCLDLGSGIEEADKLISSVTVTLTDTHSEREGVLEAELTELKEREISLQKELEALQEASRGQERDLLTVNSVLQSNQDVINHLRVELAEKTQSLKDVQKERELWKEQDSALEKVLQEKEALIARLQQAIESSQKDVQALSDSLIGRGLPGGGAEGTLASQVREQESLLSDCLKDWEVHTATTSQEVSKLYTALEEAEAVIQDQRQSHKQAITELSEQLRDSRKELREMIKDTKQAEHAWKTERAKRDLEEVRLRECLQKRDKLIEQVLLDAEKRDGMLIEIHQDIFSKVEPRVGLKHTL